A part of Cystobacter ferrugineus genomic DNA contains:
- a CDS encoding GNAT family N-acetyltransferase — protein sequence MTILSCCVANTQRQLDDALRIRAAVFGTELGLLGSATTLREVNGFDTLETTVHLVVYADEMPVATTRLLLPNPEVALATGEHLGIDLERKLDLSSMSGPGLVFAESTRFCVLKEWRHSEALVWLQAGLYAESRRRAVTHWIASANMETDSAEDARLIYQVAAYQGLVSQRWRARAHTPPEPPSTPSTFHFTPSERLRARQGQFEGLRMPRVLSFFAHKMGARFIAEPLYDEGFRRFSLPLVAALDEIPARTQARFDALGLDAARHARA from the coding sequence GATACTGTCCTGCTGCGTCGCCAACACGCAGCGGCAACTCGACGATGCGCTGCGCATCCGCGCGGCCGTCTTCGGTACGGAGTTGGGACTGCTCGGAAGCGCCACGACGCTCCGGGAGGTGAACGGCTTCGACACCCTGGAGACCACCGTGCATCTCGTCGTCTACGCGGACGAGATGCCAGTCGCCACCACACGGTTGCTGTTGCCCAACCCCGAGGTGGCGCTCGCCACGGGTGAGCACCTGGGCATCGACCTGGAGCGGAAGCTGGATCTGTCCAGCATGAGCGGACCGGGACTGGTGTTCGCGGAGAGCACGCGCTTCTGCGTCCTCAAGGAGTGGCGCCATTCCGAGGCACTCGTGTGGCTCCAGGCCGGGCTCTACGCGGAGAGCCGTCGGCGGGCAGTCACCCACTGGATCGCCTCCGCGAACATGGAGACGGACTCAGCCGAGGACGCCCGGCTCATCTACCAGGTGGCGGCGTACCAGGGATTGGTGAGCCAGCGCTGGCGAGCGCGAGCCCACACGCCCCCGGAGCCCCCCTCCACGCCGAGCACGTTCCACTTCACCCCTTCGGAGCGGTTGCGCGCCCGGCAGGGGCAATTCGAGGGGCTGCGGATGCCCCGGGTGCTGTCGTTCTTCGCCCACAAGATGGGGGCGCGCTTCATCGCCGAGCCACTCTACGACGAAGGATTCCGTCGCTTCTCCCTGCCGCTCGTCGCGGCACTGGATGAGATTCCCGCCAGGACCCAGGCCCGCTTCGACGCCCTGGGCCTAGACGCCGCCCGTCACGCCCGGGCCTGA